A single genomic interval of Lathyrus oleraceus cultivar Zhongwan6 chromosome 7, CAAS_Psat_ZW6_1.0, whole genome shotgun sequence harbors:
- the LOC127103604 gene encoding uncharacterized protein LOC127103604, with protein MEKIIVQEIQSCSKKKEGNWRQDRNQQVKQALRQIRFYGKCCYRCKNTKEFSINFQRKKFEWEKKLNEWNYNDEVVPVFPYHILGELKENDQPRKKEEFKEKKKQKFFVFSGAPGESNFGVPKEDTIEKPKKKAENKNNPKQVKTIGMFVEDIVKKKEQKEKSDADESSDEDGRTLKDLFSQAAKDKKEIMDDAHEKVKGKDIVEEEKLSDDDEEEQDNIDKEREEEKIDDNAGSEKDDNEEAGNSLNGQ; from the exons ATGGAAAAGATTATTGTGCAAGAGATTCAATCTTGTtctaagaagaaggaag GAAACTGGAGACAAGACAGGAATCAACAGGTGAAGCAAGCTTTGAGACAGATAAGATTTTATGGAAAGTGTTGTTATAGATGCAAAAATACCAAAGAGTTTTCTATAAATTTTCAAAGGAAAAAGTTTGAATGGGAGAAGAAACTAAATGAGTGGAACTATAATGATGAAGTTGTGCCTGTTTTTCCATATCATATTCTGGGAGAACTTAAAGAAAATGATCAACCCCGGAAAAAGGAGGAATTTAAGGAAAAGAAGAAGCAGAAATTTTTTGTTTTCTCTGGTGCTCCAGGAGAATCTAACTTCGGCGTGCCCAAGGAGGACACCATAGAAAAGCCTAAGAAGAAGGCCGAAAATAAAAACAATCCTAAGCAAGTGAAGACCATTGGCATGTTTGTTGAGGACATTGTTAAAAAGAAGGAGCAGAAAGAGAAAAGTGATGCTGATGAAAGTTCTGATGAGGACGGAAGAACACTGAAGGATTTGTTTTCCCAGGCTGCTAAAGACAAGAAGGAGATAATGGATGATGCACATGAAAAGGTGAAAGGTAAAGATATTGTTGAAGAAGAAAAActtagtgatgatgatgaggaagaGCAAGATAATATAGACAAAGAAAGGGAGGAGGAAAAGATTGATGACAATGCTGGTAGTGAGAAAGATGACAATGAGGAGGCTGGAAATAGCTTGAATGGCCAGTAG